ccgcctttttttttaaagcactGTTTGTTGAAAAGTTGCGCTTTTTTTGCCCACCCccattttttcgaaaatatcgTGAACGTCTCTTATTTTCACTTGGCATATGGAGCGGTTGGAGGGAAGGAGAGTGTGTGAATTTGGTTCCGTCTCTCTCTTGTTCCCACCTTCTGAGTTGGATCATATCAAGCtaatattcaaaaataaattttaagttCCCAAACGAAGAGAAACGCCATGCCCAAACAACTTACGTTGCCATGCAAATAGTTTATTGTGAATTTTGCCTTTGCTCCTGTTTATTGTATGTCGCCTAGGCAACCGCCCGTTTGCTCACCCTGACTGTCTTCACAAAAACTAAGGCCTTGGCTTAGTTTGGTCAAGACAAAAATTCCCGATTAACTGTTTTCCTTTCCCCCCACCAAGTGCTAAATTATTAACAGTCGTTCAGATATGGCTACTAATCGTGCAGGTAAGTTGTTATTCACCATTGCTCACTGTGTGTATTATTAGTGCACTGTCGTGTTCGGTGATCGGTCAGCCTTAGGTACTTAATGGCCATAGGTAGTAGGAACGCATTCTTTGGCTCCACCTCCCGCAGCAATGCACCCCTtcaaccatttgttttatgtgtGAGAACTTGGGCATATGTGCCATGGATATACAAGTCTCTGTACATTTTCTGTTTGCCGTAACACATCATCAACCGAAGGCCGGATATAATTAGTTTCGTACCTACCGGTTGATTGATGGCGTGCACAAGGTCTGAACAGGTACAGTTCCCTCGTCTATTGATTCTtgggttttaaaaatatatccTACCCATGTACTCGACGGAGAACTAAATTGTAAGGCGGCTGATTATCCCCACCGGCCTCTTAAAGAACGTGATGGAGACCTCTTAAGTCAACAGTGTGCGCCATgagaaaatggatttttatCGCTCCATGGCGCTTGATCCATCAATTCGTGATATGTGGATATTATGTACGATGGTTTGTATTTTCAGAAGCGCATAAAACAAATGGTCGTTCAAACTCCCTGCAGGTCTCCTTAGCACTGAAGTAACATGTTGAGTAGAATGCACTTATAGTATCTAGAAAGTATTCGCCATGGCCGGATGTTTGTTACCGTACGACCCATTGGAACATACCAACATGTTCTCCAAAGCTGGTCATGCACCTTATTGTCTTTTCTGTACAGTATTTCATTTTGCAATTTCCAgacttttaatttaaatttcccTTTATTTCGCCAACCGACCCGTGTTTCATTCCACAGAGAGCGAGGAGAGCGATGAGGAAGACGGAACCGGCAACGTGACGCGAATGGTGATGAGACCGCCAGGCCATTCAGGCAAAGCCAAGAAAGGTCACCTTTGCCTTGATGCTTCTTTTGAAACAGGTATTTTTACGTTTTCTGTTATATAGTGCTCTTTTAACAGTTATGGTTTTTTGAATATGTTAAAAATTTTAGGAAATCTTGGGAGGGTCGATTACATAAGCGACTTTGAGTACGATCTGTACATTCGCTCAGATTCCTGCAATCCTCGTCACCGATTTTGGTTTAATTTCACAATTGACAATGTCCGCCTCGATCAGGTGATACCTTAATCCCATTCGTTTATTTAACCAGtttgaaaatgtattttaagatgtttaatgatttttaGAGAGTCATATTGAATATCGTAAACTTCAGCCGAGAATCTACCTTACTTAGCGCTGGTTTAACCCCGTTAATTAAATCCATCACTCGACCTCACTGGTAAGAGATTACATAGTGTACACCAAAGCCGAGAGTTATCAATGCTTTAATCCATTTCGTTGCAAACTCGTTTGCGTAAAGGGAGAGAATGCCGACAACGCAAGTCTTTTACCACCAATCTCCGCACCACGGTAATCGCTACATCTTGAGCTTGGCGCTCAACTTTGACGTTGAAGAGGATGTCTATCAATTAGCCCTGACCTACCCATACTCGTTTTCTCGTTTGCAATTCTATTTGGATTTGGTTGACGAACATTTCCCATCTATCGTCCATCGTGAAACTATTGGCAACAGCATCGTAAGTCGAATATTTTTTCCttcctgtttttttaaaataagatcTTTCAGGGAATTTGATGGAGCAAACGTTAACCCTGTTTATTCTTACGTACACTAGCAAAATCGACCGGTTGATTTACTGACAATCACAAACCAAGCAACAGATTGCGATGAAGAGTCCAAACCTATCAGGAAGAAAaccgtttttattatttgtcgATCTCATCCGGGAGAATCTCCGGCATCGTATGTTTGCCAAGGTGAGATAAAAGAAATACGCCATTCGAATCAAGGTTTCTTTTTaagctaatttaaaaaatattgtttataGGGTTGATTGATTTCCTCGTTAGTTCTGAACCTATTGCTAGAGCGCTTCGGGAGTTCGTCGAGTTCAAGATCATTCCGATGATAAATCCAGACGGTGTATTCAACGGCAACGAAAggtattgctttttttttatccctgtttgttttttccctaaaaaaaaGTGATCCCAATTCATGTGTTTGATTGTACCCTTATTTTCGTAATGTAGGTCATCCATGGTTGGTGCAGATTTAAATCGTGTGTGGAATGATTATTCTGAATTTTTCCATCCCACAGTCAAGGCAGCGATGGATGCTATCCGACACTTGGATGAACAACCGGTATGTACAATTAATCATTAATATCAATTAATCAGTATCTGATTATTGTTGAAATCATTTGAAGGATTCGAATTTGGAATTCATTTTGGATTTACATGCTCATCACTCTTTGTTGGGTACTTTTCTGTACGGGAATTCTTACGATGATTTCCTGAGGTGGGTTGTTCTATCATCCCCACTTTACGTAGTCGATTtaaagctaaagaaaaaagaaataataataacatctctttcttttttaaaaggtttGAGCGGCATTTACTTTTCGGAAAAATCTATTCCCAGACGGTTGAAGATTTCTGTATGGGAAACTGTATGTACAATAAGGACAACTTAAAAGCAGGCACGGCACGAAGGTATTTCCTTACATTCTGGCCAACAAAACCATGCCGATGTCGTTTGAAGACATTGTGATTATACTTATATCTGTTATTAGATATCTGAGTCACACAGTCAAAGAGCATGTCAACGTCTACAGCTTTTTTATATCAATGATGGGATTCCAGTTACCCAACTCTACTGACATTCACCTCTATGACGAAGAAGGATGTaggaaaaataattcaaaaacttgttattggtaattttttaaactcaaAATTTGAATGCAATTTTGAAATATAGATCAGCGCGCAGGAAGAAATCTAGCAAGAGCCCTGTTTGAATATTACAAAATCGTTGGTCATATTCCAGCGAGTTACATACAGTCTCTTCAACCGGCACCcggacgaaagaaaacaaaatacgaaGTTGCATCCACTTACCGCAATTTTCGTTCTGAAGGGAAACAAATTGCCAACCGGATTGACGGAAAAGAAGGCGATGAAGGGGATGGCTCTGCGCTCGCTTCATATCGGCGGGCTAATCGCTTAATTCTCGAAATTGAACCATGTTTCACCCAAAATCCTTCTTTTCGACCTTTTCTACGGAAACCTGTCACAATCCAGGTAAAAGACTCCATGGATTCAAGATCTACCACGCCACTTTCTAATGGTCAGTCGTCGTCCAGCGGCGGCAACTCGGATCCGAAAGTGCCATCTATTCCGAGTTTATCAGTGATAGATTTTAGTAGCTTGACAATGAGTCGAAAAGAACTGCGACAGCTTCATCGAAGAAACTCACCTTCTATTTAGACTGCGAATGATTCTATCTGTTCTCAGCGAATTATCGACATATGGAAGGTAGTAGTTTTGGCTTAGCTATCTGTGTTCTACTGTTCTTCTTAAACAAATTacaagtgaaagaaaaaaaaagacaaagtaGAATGAGATACTTTATTATCATTTTATacttaaaaggaaaacaaatgatcTTACGTTCTAGTTCATTTCGCCGTATTCAATGCAATTTCGCCATAAGAGTATCCGAGTGCAAGGGAGGCCTATCTATCAAATCTTTGTCTAACAAAATTTTACCGAATTGTGTGGACCGAAAAAGCATCAAAAATATCTGTGCTGCACTCTTGAAGTCTGGGTACTCCTTATAGGTGCCTGGAAACAGCCAGCAAGAATTAGTTCCTCTATAAATTAAtcaggaaaaacaaagaaacaatacCCTCAACTTGTCGTATTTTTATCCGTAGGTTTCTTTGGACAGCAATGTGGAATAAAACCTCCATGATGTTATCATTAGGGGCTTCTAATCCTAATGAAGAAACGTAGCCAAACTCTTCGTTTTTGTTCAGCCAATATAATAAGTAGTCCACAACTACCTCTTCTCCAACAAGGTGGTCTTTAAACGAAGCTGTTTAAATAACGAGAAACGAAAACTTATAATCATGGCCAACATTTATCGATAAGGACGAACTCTTAACAGACCACAAGAAGCAAGCCGCATTCCAATTTCCATTGTGCTAATTTTAGGATTCATGATGCCAGGAGTATCAAAAAGATAGACAGCTGGGCTATTTGAAACTCGAATTCTTTCATGAACATTTTTCGTCAGGCCAGCTTCTGGCGCGACTTGAAGAGCACTACGTTTCCTCATATGGACGCCACGAAGAGCATTAATTAAAGACGATTTTCCAACATTTGGCACCCCAAAGACCATCAAGTTAAACCCTACAACATCACGTCTGTTATACCTTTCACTCTCAGTAATAAGTTGTGTGGCTTTCTTTGTAACCTGAAACAGACAAAAGGAacttacgaaagaaaaattagtgcacagaactaaaaaaaaaaaatacttctcTCAGTCCAGGACATGTGTCTTGCTTTGAATTTGTGAATACTACATGCTGGATATTTTCTCTTGCCTTCAAGGTGGATACAATAGCTGGTTGATATTCCAAGGGGATTAAATCTGATTTGTTTAATACTAGGATGTATGGTTTTGCAGCCACAAAGCTACGGGTAAGGTTTGGGTTTCTTCCAGAAAATGGTATTCTTGCATCATGAACTTCTAGGACACAGTCaacggatttcaattttgCCTCCATCTGTTTCATGCCTGTACGCGTTATATTTCGAGTAATATGAATAATATATCATGCGAAAACGCTTCACTTCGATTTTAGAATCACCTCGGTTCATGTGCCCTGGAAACCATTGTgtagcttttttttctggaaaaatGAACTGTTCTCGAAATTTTTGCTTGATTTCAGGCAAGATTGCTTGCCACCTCACAGgatttttcattggaaaatgTTTCCAAATTTTGCAACGAAACAACTTGGTTTTACTCTTTTTAAAAGTAACGGCAATGTTTACTTCTCTGTAGCAGACTACACTTTAAAAATCGATTAAGCTTACGAGTCGCTCTATCGAAACGTGAACCAATAGTAAACCATTCAAAAGTGTTGGCGTACTCGTTTGACGTGTCAGTGACTTgtgaaaaagtaaaatttcCAAAGCGTCGAATGGGAAATGTAATAGGAAACGCGTCACAGGTCGAAAAAGATATGGGAACTGAAGAATGGTTGAAAGATATACAGGAAAATCGTATCCTAGATTTCAGTCGGAAAGTATCACACAGCCAATTTCTTAAGGTAATTTACTACTATACCTAGGTGCTGGTACTTGCTAATAAAGGCAACAGGCTATCACTTCATTAAGTATAACTTTACATTagagaattttttaaaaacttgtttcTAGCATATTCAACAAGAATACACCGAGGCATGCCTTAATGATTTGCCTTGGTCTATATTGGAAAATGTGAATTTGTATCGTCAAGTCAATGGGTCATTCAACAACATTAGCAGTTTATCTACAAATTTACCACTTAGAATTCCACACTTGACTCATGTAAATCTGTCCTACAACTCTCTTGCAGAACTTCCCTCTAGTATTGCCCTGCTGTTCCACCTGAAGGAATTACTTTTACGAGGCAATAGATTAGTTTTCCTTCCAGAGGAGATGTGTCTTTTACCAGAACTTGAAATGCTAGATGTTTCTTATAATCAACTTCGAAGCTTACCCAAAGGAATTGGGAAACTTCAGAAACTAACCAAATTGAATGTTTCCCACAATTTTCTGAGTTCAATACCTTGCTCCTTAGGCCTCAATCCACATTTATGTGTACTTGTAGCCAACAATAACATATGTAAAAGTCCTCCTCAAGAAGTTTGTAATAGTAGCAAtgaattattgttttatttgcatAAACATGCACCTGAGGTACTCTGCTCTAGAAACCGTAACCACTTCCCCCG
The window above is part of the Daphnia carinata strain CSIRO-1 chromosome 7, CSIRO_AGI_Dcar_HiC_V3, whole genome shotgun sequence genome. Proteins encoded here:
- the LOC130689906 gene encoding cytosolic carboxypeptidase 6-like isoform X2 → MATNRAESEESDEEDGTGNVTRMVMRPPGHSGKAKKGHLCLDASFETGNLGRVDYISDFEYDLYIRSDSCNPRHRFWFNFTIDNVRLDQRVILNIVNFSRESTLLSAGLTPLIKSITRPHWERMPTTQVFYHQSPHHGNRYILSLALNFDVEEDVYQLALTYPYSFSRLQFYLDLVDEHFPSIVHRETIGNSIQNRPVDLLTITNQATDCDEESKPIRKKTVFIICRSHPGESPASYVCQGLIDFLVSSEPIARALREFVEFKIIPMINPDGVFNGNERSSMVGADLNRVWNDYSEFFHPTVKAAMDAIRHLDEQPDSNLEFILDLHAHHSLLGTFLYGNSYDDFLRFERHLLFGKIYSQTVEDFCMGNCMYNKDNLKAGTARRYLSHTVKEHVNVYSFFISMMGFQLPNSTDIHLYDEEGYQRAGRNLARALFEYYKIVGHIPASYIQSLQPAPGRKKTKYEVASTYRNFRSEGKQIANRIDGKEGDEGDGSALASYRRANRLILEIEPCFTQNPSFRPFLRKPVTIQVKDSMDSRSTTPLSNGQSSSSGGNSDPKVPSIPSLSVIDFSSLTMSRKELRQLHRRNSPSI
- the LOC130689906 gene encoding cytosolic carboxypeptidase 6-like isoform X1 codes for the protein MAGCLLPYDPLEHTNMFSKAESEESDEEDGTGNVTRMVMRPPGHSGKAKKGHLCLDASFETGNLGRVDYISDFEYDLYIRSDSCNPRHRFWFNFTIDNVRLDQRVILNIVNFSRESTLLSAGLTPLIKSITRPHWERMPTTQVFYHQSPHHGNRYILSLALNFDVEEDVYQLALTYPYSFSRLQFYLDLVDEHFPSIVHRETIGNSIQNRPVDLLTITNQATDCDEESKPIRKKTVFIICRSHPGESPASYVCQGLIDFLVSSEPIARALREFVEFKIIPMINPDGVFNGNERSSMVGADLNRVWNDYSEFFHPTVKAAMDAIRHLDEQPDSNLEFILDLHAHHSLLGTFLYGNSYDDFLRFERHLLFGKIYSQTVEDFCMGNCMYNKDNLKAGTARRYLSHTVKEHVNVYSFFISMMGFQLPNSTDIHLYDEEGYQRAGRNLARALFEYYKIVGHIPASYIQSLQPAPGRKKTKYEVASTYRNFRSEGKQIANRIDGKEGDEGDGSALASYRRANRLILEIEPCFTQNPSFRPFLRKPVTIQVKDSMDSRSTTPLSNGQSSSSGGNSDPKVPSIPSLSVIDFSSLTMSRKELRQLHRRNSPSI
- the LOC130690136 gene encoding mitochondrial GTPase 1-like — encoded protein: MKNPVRWQAILPEIKQKFREQFIFPEKKATQWFPGHMNRGMKQMEAKLKSVDCVLEVHDARIPFSGRNPNLTRSFVAAKPYILVLNKSDLIPLEYQPAIVSTLKARENIQHVVFTNSKQDTCPGLREVTKKATQLITESERYNRRDVVGFNLMVFGVPNVGKSSLINALRGVHMRKRSALQVAPEAGLTKNVHERIRVSNSPAVYLFDTPGIMNPKISTMEIGMRLASCASFKDHLVGEEVVVDYLLYWLNKNEEFGYVSSLGLEAPNDNIMEVLFHIAVQRNLRIKIRQVEGTYKEYPDFKSAAQIFLMLFRSTQFGKILLDKDLIDRPPLHSDTLMAKLH